The following coding sequences are from one Candidatus Hydrogenedentota bacterium window:
- a CDS encoding sulfatase-like hydrolase/transferase: SVSFADGGALHARPNFLFVYTDDQAPWSLGCYGNTYAHTPNLDRLSTESVMLTNSFVVTPVCSPSRASVISSRYGTEVGVTDWISPKGREYTRDESQLGLDPNLPTWVRDLSTNGYDTCLIGKWHLGTLDKFHPSHFGYRHFSGFREGGVTPQNPKLEIDGVVKEVEGLADDILAQLALDYLRNARATQPFLLSVHFRNPHAPWTPYNEKDAEAYAGKETPVPEPDFPDLDTERVKKSMHDYMVNITTVDRNVGLLLAELERSGVADNTIVVFTGDNGYNIGHHGVIHKGNGSWITNAVKGIPGGDPRLTRSNMFDNSLRVPTLIRWKQGLPSARRMARTTTNLDWYKTLLALCGVSYDESAILRGRDFSPLLRGTSIRWDDDLYAEYSQHHYREADMRTYRTAEWKLTRDFRTEGKDELYHLKSDPLERRNLIGDARCRDIQNRLSKAIEENMRRVNDPVLARI; encoded by the coding sequence ATACTCCAAACCTCGATCGCCTCTCCACCGAGAGCGTAATGCTCACGAACAGTTTTGTCGTCACGCCTGTCTGTTCCCCTTCGCGCGCCAGCGTGATTTCCAGTCGCTACGGCACCGAAGTGGGAGTCACCGATTGGATTTCTCCAAAGGGCAGAGAATACACGCGTGACGAGTCCCAATTAGGGCTCGATCCAAACTTGCCGACGTGGGTCCGCGACCTCTCAACAAATGGGTACGACACGTGCCTCATCGGGAAATGGCATCTTGGAACGCTGGACAAGTTTCATCCAAGTCACTTTGGGTACCGTCACTTCTCGGGGTTCCGCGAGGGTGGCGTGACCCCGCAGAATCCGAAGCTGGAAATCGATGGTGTCGTGAAGGAAGTTGAAGGCCTGGCCGACGATATCCTTGCACAGTTGGCGTTGGACTACCTGCGTAACGCACGCGCTACACAGCCGTTCCTGCTTTCCGTGCATTTTCGCAATCCCCATGCGCCCTGGACGCCGTACAACGAGAAGGACGCAGAAGCCTACGCGGGGAAAGAGACTCCAGTGCCTGAGCCGGACTTTCCCGATCTCGACACGGAGCGCGTGAAGAAGTCCATGCACGATTACATGGTGAATATCACGACGGTCGATCGGAACGTTGGGCTGTTGCTTGCGGAGTTGGAACGTTCAGGAGTGGCTGACAACACCATCGTGGTCTTTACCGGTGACAACGGGTACAACATCGGCCATCACGGCGTTATCCATAAGGGGAATGGTTCGTGGATTACGAACGCCGTGAAAGGGATTCCCGGGGGCGATCCACGCCTGACGCGTTCGAACATGTTTGACAATTCATTGCGCGTGCCGACGCTTATCCGGTGGAAGCAAGGTCTACCCTCGGCGCGGCGCATGGCCCGCACGACAACGAATCTCGATTGGTACAAGACGCTGCTCGCGTTGTGCGGAGTCTCGTATGATGAGTCGGCGATTCTGCGTGGACGCGACTTCTCTCCCCTGCTGCGCGGGACATCGATTCGTTGGGACGACGACCTGTATGCGGAGTACAGCCAGCATCACTATCGCGAAGCGGACATGCGTACGTATCGCACGGCGGAGTGGAAACTGACGCGCGACTTCCGCACAGAGGGCAAAGACGAACTCTATCACTTGAAGAGCGATCCGCTTGAGCGGCGTAATTTGATCGGCGATGCCCGTTGCAGGGATATCCAGAATCGGCTCAGTAAGGCAATTGAAGAGAATATGCGCCGGGTGAATGACCCGGTGCTCGCGCGAATCTGA
- a CDS encoding DUF1080 domain-containing protein, translating to MNTIWRRATVIGLALALMVSVISFADAPEGFTSLFNGKDLTGWKGDSRLWSVKDGVIVGNTENVKLSHNSFLMTEKKYSDFVLRVKVKLRNHNSGVQFRSEALDDYAAKGYQADVAEATYFGMLYEEQGRGILPYWNALSDQERADIFNASKKGEWNEYEITCNGDHVKMVLNGKVTLDFDDPEGAKEGIIGLQLHAGPGMQVEFKDIYIKDLAPKKDEKK from the coding sequence ATGAACACGATTTGGCGGCGGGCGACGGTTATTGGTCTGGCATTGGCATTGATGGTCAGCGTGATTTCCTTTGCGGATGCACCGGAAGGCTTCACATCCTTGTTCAACGGCAAAGACCTAACGGGCTGGAAAGGTGATTCTCGCTTGTGGTCGGTGAAGGACGGGGTCATCGTCGGCAACACGGAAAACGTCAAGCTGTCGCACAACAGCTTTCTCATGACCGAGAAGAAGTACTCGGACTTCGTGTTGCGGGTGAAGGTGAAGCTCCGCAACCACAACAGCGGTGTCCAATTCCGGAGCGAAGCCCTGGACGATTACGCGGCGAAGGGGTACCAAGCGGACGTGGCGGAGGCGACCTATTTCGGCATGCTGTACGAAGAACAGGGCCGCGGCATTCTGCCCTACTGGAATGCGCTTTCGGACCAGGAACGCGCGGATATCTTCAATGCATCCAAGAAGGGCGAATGGAACGAATACGAGATTACCTGCAATGGCGATCACGTGAAGATGGTTCTCAACGGCAAAGTCACCCTGGATTTCGACGATCCCGAAGGCGCTAAGGAAGGAATCATCGGTCTGCAACTTCACGCCGGACCCGGTATGCAAGTAGAGTTCAAGGACATCTACATTAAAGACCTTGCGCCAAAGAAGGATGAGAAGAAGTAG
- a CDS encoding SUMF1/EgtB/PvdO family nonheme iron enzyme — MFQVKRTVRGFTVGLSVLMLATRALSQTPADTPPLKPATGANPGEHTTIKLPGGVSLELVWIPAGTFLMGQRDGEQDAYPNKETPQHPVTLSSGYWMGKFEVTKEQWKAVMGTAPWEGRPSAGEDLKTPANYVDWSSAAAFAEALTKVAGVNFRLPTEAEWEYACRAGTTTRFYWGDDPTYDAIDGHAWWRGNAANTELKCPRSVGQKPPNPWGLCDMSGNVSEWCQDWHSFYFGGPATDPAGPAIASHRVLRGGSWITIGGQCRSSRRYHEEPLMARSDIGFRVTSGNPVVRQPGVPEIVDVFVAGSEGVNTYRIPSMLLAPDGTLLAFCEARKESQDDASPTDMVLRRSVDGGRSWLPTQVLVHGIGNEALMNPCAVVDRATNTVLLACMKANKIGPNRNQHFLLLSQDNGQTWSEPMDIGDRIANYNDSFVPGPGVGIQMQSGRLVIPGYAGTPDEVLEENFYSRVLYSDDHGQNWTLGAPVPQFSDESQAVELRDGSLMLNVRGNMGMSCRGVAISENGGETWSRFYWDRALKECPCEASLIRYGCDEKDGKNALLFANPDNSGECYGILERTKMTVRASFDEGKTWPVKRLLHPGPSSYSTMVRLPDGDIGILFEGGEKHRREWIRFARFSMAWLADQG; from the coding sequence ATGTTTCAAGTCAAGCGAACTGTACGCGGGTTCACAGTCGGTTTATCTGTTCTCATGTTGGCGACCCGAGCGCTTTCGCAAACACCGGCTGACACCCCTCCACTCAAACCCGCAACTGGAGCCAATCCGGGTGAGCATACGACGATTAAGTTGCCGGGCGGCGTTTCCCTCGAATTGGTCTGGATTCCCGCGGGAACGTTTTTGATGGGGCAACGAGACGGCGAGCAGGACGCGTATCCGAATAAAGAGACGCCGCAACACCCCGTGACGCTGTCTTCGGGGTATTGGATGGGGAAGTTCGAGGTAACGAAGGAACAGTGGAAGGCTGTCATGGGAACGGCTCCGTGGGAAGGCCGCCCATCCGCCGGGGAAGACCTGAAGACACCGGCGAATTACGTTGATTGGTCCAGCGCAGCGGCTTTTGCTGAAGCCTTGACTAAGGTTGCCGGCGTGAATTTCCGGTTGCCTACGGAAGCGGAATGGGAGTACGCCTGCCGCGCAGGCACCACGACACGGTTCTACTGGGGCGACGACCCGACTTATGACGCGATTGATGGCCATGCATGGTGGAGAGGGAACGCCGCCAACACCGAACTGAAGTGCCCACGCTCGGTGGGGCAAAAGCCGCCGAATCCTTGGGGTCTTTGCGACATGAGTGGAAATGTCTCCGAATGGTGCCAGGACTGGCACAGTTTCTACTTCGGCGGACCTGCTACTGACCCAGCCGGACCCGCGATTGCGAGTCATCGCGTGCTTCGCGGAGGGAGTTGGATCACGATAGGTGGCCAGTGCCGGTCGTCCCGGCGATACCACGAGGAACCCCTAATGGCGCGCAGCGACATTGGATTCAGGGTGACTTCGGGGAATCCTGTGGTGCGGCAGCCCGGAGTGCCCGAAATCGTGGATGTGTTCGTTGCAGGCAGCGAAGGGGTGAATACCTACCGCATCCCCTCCATGCTCCTTGCCCCGGATGGCACACTGCTCGCGTTCTGTGAAGCGCGGAAAGAGTCGCAGGATGACGCAAGTCCCACGGACATGGTGCTTCGGCGGAGTGTCGATGGGGGCCGCTCCTGGCTTCCAACTCAGGTATTGGTTCATGGCATAGGGAACGAGGCGCTCATGAATCCGTGTGCCGTCGTTGATCGAGCCACGAACACGGTTCTCTTGGCCTGTATGAAGGCCAACAAGATTGGACCCAATCGGAATCAGCATTTTCTTCTGTTGAGTCAGGACAACGGCCAAACCTGGTCAGAGCCCATGGACATCGGAGATCGGATTGCGAACTACAATGACTCCTTTGTTCCAGGTCCGGGGGTTGGCATACAGATGCAAAGCGGGCGCCTGGTCATCCCCGGGTACGCTGGCACACCCGACGAGGTCCTGGAAGAGAATTTCTACTCACGGGTGCTTTATAGCGATGATCATGGCCAGAACTGGACCCTTGGGGCCCCTGTCCCCCAGTTTTCCGATGAGTCTCAGGCCGTTGAATTGAGAGATGGGTCACTCATGTTGAACGTGCGCGGCAATATGGGAATGAGTTGCAGGGGCGTGGCCATCAGCGAAAACGGCGGAGAAACGTGGTCCCGGTTCTACTGGGACCGGGCGCTCAAGGAATGCCCGTGCGAGGCCAGTCTAATTCGGTATGGATGTGACGAGAAGGACGGAAAGAACGCGCTGCTTTTTGCCAATCCCGACAATTCGGGAGAGTGTTATGGGATTCTGGAGCGAACGAAGATGACGGTGCGCGCGAGTTTTGACGAAGGAAAGACGTGGCCTGTCAAACGCCTGTTGCATCCCGGTCCATCGTCTTACTCGACGATGGTCAGGCTGCCGGACGGCGATATCGGTATCCTCTTTGAAGGCGGCGAAAAGCACCGCCGCGAGTGGATTCGCTTTGCTCGCTTCTCAATGGCATGGCTAGCAGACCAGGGGTAG